The following nucleotide sequence is from Chelonia mydas isolate rCheMyd1 chromosome 5, rCheMyd1.pri.v2, whole genome shotgun sequence.
GCAAAGATGTAGATACTAGAAAGCTGGTTATTGTGTGTAGCTGTTCTTACACATGCATTACTCAATCCTACTTAAACTAGAGCAGTTTTTATAGAGAAAACAAGAAATTGTCAGCTTcttcattaaaatcaatataaagcagtggttttcaaactattgtactggtggacccctttcacacagcaagcctcttgAGTGTGACACCACCCTCCccatgtaaattaaaaacacttgtgtatatatttaacacctttataaatgctggaggcaaagcggggattggggtggaggctgagtgCTCGTGACCCTCGTAATAACTTCACAGCCCCTTGAGGGGTcctaacccccagtttgagaaccccgataTAAAGCATCAGTAGTGCTTTGGGTCTGTGTTAATGCTGTAAGTAGTTATTCCACTGAATAGCAGAGATGGGGTTGCTGGTATTTTCTGTGCAGGAAATGGTAGTGTCCAACTATATTTTATTAAACGTGGACTATTTCACAATACAGTGTAAATGAGCCTGAAACTGGTGTTACAATTGTTAGCCTTTGCAGGCACATGGGCCGGTTGTCAggtagaccagtgattctcaaaagTGGGTTGTGACTTCATTTTAATGTGGTTGCCAGGGCCAGCAATAGACTTGCTGGAACCCAGGGCGGAAGCTAAAGCTTGAGCTctaccccttcttccctccctctgccccatgtAGTAACTTAATTGTCTGAAAGGGGTCACAATGCAATGAGCTTTAAGAACTCTTGGGTTAGAGTGActtgcacgttgcaggccacagaatctcatctaTCTTTTCCTGAAATAGACCCATAACTTCTGTCTCAAATCATGATCTAAAGGCTTTGAGTTATAGAGAACATAGTGTCTTGTGTCTTTCTGACTACCAGAGGCTAACAAACGGCTTCTTTGGGGGAACATGACGCGGTATTTTGTTCACTTTCCTTAAGCCTCTTGTAGGCATAATAACGCTTTAAAATAAAGCACGTGCTTTCTGTGTTCAAATCGCTCTGCGAGTAACTGATTATCCGTGCTGCAATATAATTCCCTCAAAACTGCCTTTTTCTGCCTTCCCCGCATTCTCCTTTACCCCCCAAATCAGCAGCTAGCCCCTCTCACTGCACCAGGAGCTACAGCGAGGAAAAGCGTTTGGCAGAAGCTCCATAGAGTCCGTAAGGCGGAGTTAGCGCCTCACCGCCCTCTGATACAAACTGCTGTAAAGGCAAGGCCAGGCCGAGCCCCCGCTCCGTTAATCGGCTCTTTCTTGCAGCCTGTGTATTGGCTCCGAAGGGGCGCCCCGCGCCTTGTCCTCTCGCCGCTATTATGCGCATCAGGCAAGTCCTCATTGGCTGCTGAAGGTGCGACGGCTGGAAGAAAGGCGGAAGGGGCGGGCCGTGCGCCGCTGTTTCTCGTTCTGCGGGGTAGcgtccttgttctgtcctctctCCTCGCGAAGTGCCCGCGCGTCTGCCCAGGTAAGCAGGGAGCCGGCTCGGGGCGCTCGTCCCCGCTGCAGCAGCGCCCGCCTGGGGTGTTAAGCGTGGGCGGGGGGCCCGGCCGCGGGCGTTAGTCCTTCCTTTCTGGTACGTTCTGCGGGGAGAACTGCTCTGGCGGCCTGTAGCTAACCACGTGCAAGGGGCGGGGCCAGCCTACCGCGAGACCTGGGCGATGCTAATCATGGCCCTGTTCGCGCTGGGCCCCGTCACGCCCCTGGGTGACTCTGCGTGTTTCTCTTTCTCCGTCGCCAGAAGGAGAGCCATGGAAGCGTTCCTGTCCCCTAAAGACTCTGCCAGGTTCATAGCCGAGAGCAGCCAAGACGTGCTCGTTGAAGAAGAGGGAGTGAGGAAAGTTGCAGAGGCTCTGTTTGACAAAGTCTCAGCAAAAGAGTTCAGTTTGGCTGGCTGGAAATCTCTTCACGAACTGAACCCTCAAGCAGTGAGTGATGATGCAGTGAACTGGGTATTTCTTGCAGATACCCTTAACTTTTCCTTTTGGTCTGAACACGAAGACTGTAAGTGTCTGGTGAAGTACAGAGGCAAGATGTACAGTGGTTACTGGTCTCTTTGTGCTGCAATCAACAGAGCACTTGATGATGGTTAGTGCATAAGTACTCTGAATTGTGGTGGGGCAGCATGGCTGCTGTATGGTTGAGTTGCTTATTTAACTAAAAATCTACATACCAGTTATCATTatgatggggaaggaggaaattCAAGACTGTCTCAGAGTCAGTTTCAAAGTTACTCCTTTATCCTGCAAATACATGGAGGTGAGCAGCTTAGTATACATGGGTAGTCCCATTAAGTTCACGTGAGATGAAATAGAAGGACTCTAATAATACCTATTCTTACAGGAATTAAAGTAAACTATTCAATCATGTATGTGCAAAACAATTTCTGTCTTGGGTTATATTTTTTCCTATTAATTATACTTTTGACAATTACGTAGTTATGCATATGTGACTCCTGTTATTTCAGATACAtactttctaaaattaattttatatttttgtgatTAACAAGTAAACCTTGTCTACGCTGAGACTTTTAGGGAATTCTCTCCTGTTAATCTAACACTAATGCAGCTCTTGCAAGTCTAGAAACCGCAGTAATAgaggcagagagtcctgtggcatcttatagactaacagacacattggagcataagcttttgtgggtgaatacccactttgtcggatgtatgtagtggaaatttccagaggcaggtataaatatgcaagcaagaatcaggctagaagagggcctcatcctccctgattgaactaacctcgttatcacTAGCCTggttcttgcttgcatatttatacctgcctctgggaatttccactacatgcatccgatgaagtgtgtattcacccacaaaagcttatgctccaatatgtctgttagcctataaggtgccacaggactctttgccactttttaCAGATCGAGACTAATACGGCTAcgcctctgatacttgacacagtGCCTGGTGTCGGCTGGTGCTTCCACAGTTGCTATCACTGAAGGAGTGCTAGCCCAATGGTGAAGGTATGGCGAAAAATTCTCTGTGTGGGTCTAGTTAAATGTCATAATGAAGAAACCACAATGAGTGCATACAAATAAGGGGAAAGTTGTAAGAGTATTTTATGTGGATTCAGAATGACTGGTGTAAAAAATATGAGTAAGAATCAGGTGCTGATATTTGCATGGGAATATTATTTAAACCTCAAATCAAGTGTTGAAGACTAGTAGAAATGGGGAAAGACacagaagaaagagaagaaatgtaCTATGATGACCTGCTATTGGGAGCTGTTATGTATAGGAGTCTACAGATCTAATAAAACACTGTCTCCATTTAAAACCAAACTTAACAGTTATCTGAACACTTGATTCATCTTAATTTGTAAACATTACTTTCTAGTGTACAAGTGTAATATAACCACTCCAATCCTCAGTGTATTATTACTTCGCAAATGCCTATATAACATGACGTtctaaaaggttttgttttcctttttctgaagGAATACCTATTACCAGTGCGGCATATTATGCCACTATGACACTTGAGCAGGTTAGACATGTATTTCGCTCTGACACAGATGTCCCCATGCCTTTGATTGAAGAGAGACATCGTAttctgaaagaaactgggacaatTCTGCTTGAGAAGTTTGGAGGCTCTTTCGTCACCTGTGTTAAAATGAGTGAGAAAAGTGCTCAGAAACTACTGCGTATAGTAGTCGAGAATTTTCCTTCTTACAGAGATGAGGCTACATTTAAGGTAAGTTAGTTCTGCTGGGGAATTTTGAACTTCAAAAGAGCTCACTTATTACTGAGCGTACCCCAAAACTATTGTTAAGCTGtccatgaaaactttttttttttttaaaatgacaacagGTCAAATTTTGTCAGAATTGAGGTCTTGTGAAAACAAGCTTCCATAAAATCAAAGACTAATAGAAATGCTGCCGTGAAatcgttttatttttgaatttcagTAGTAACAATTCTGCTGTGTTTGCAATCCAAACATTATAGCATGGTGCTAGTGCttgagaacctgaaagtgaaattgactaatcAATTTTTGCTGATGTTTGTCTCCtgtaaaaagcaaacagcatgtaGTGAAAAGCAAATCTGATATTTTAATgggtttttaataatatttaatcaTTAGTAATAAAgggaacttttttgtttttttttaagaaattaattttaagatGTGGTAAAATTGTTTTTATGTATACAGCCAACAATAGATAACAAAATTACAAGAATTACTTAAAACTCACTTGCTTAACTAAAGCCTTTGTGCTCCTTGAAACCCAGTaggccggggtggccaacctgtggctccggagtcacgtgcggctcttcagaagttttatatgtggctccttgtataggcatcaactctggggctggagctacagtcgccaactttccaatgtgccaggggagctcactgctcaacccttggctctgccacaggccctgtccccactccaccccttcccaccccctcccctgagcctgctgtgcttccactcctcctccccccccccccccccccccgccaccccccccaagcctcctgcatgccacgaaacagctgatcaggagggagggggaagtgctgattggcagggctgccagtgggtgggaggcgctggaagGGGGAACTGACAGCAGGGGGTAGGGAgagctgctgatgtattactgtggctctttggcaatgtaattggtaaattctggctccttctcaggctcaggttggccacccctgcaatagGGACTGCCTTAATTACTTGCACTGATAAATAACTCCTGTACTAGTCAGTGATGCATTCCTTATGGATGATGCACACTTTTCTGAGTAAAAGCACACAGTTTATTTTCCTTCTTCACCGTTCTtgctattgtttgtttttgtattgtaGGAGTGACAAGGTTCCCAGTcaaatcagggtcccattgtaccAGGGTCTATataaacacacaggaagagatgATTCCAGCCCCTGAAAGTTCATATTCTGCTCCCACTAActctatttttccttttatctgagggtatgtctacgctaccaaATTAGGTCGGTTTTATAGAaggtgattttatacagttgatttgTGTATGtgcccactaagcacattaagtcagcggagtatgtcctcaataccgtggctagcatcgacttacagagcagtgcactgtgggtagctatcccacagttcccgcagtctccgctgcccattggaattctgggttaagctcccaatgcctgatggggcaaaaatattgttgagggtggttttgggtacatgtcgtcagtcgcccctccctccgtgaaagcaacgacagacaattgtttcgcgctgTTTTTCGTGGGTTActcatgcagacaccataccatggcaagcatgcagcccactcagctcaccgctgctgatGTGAGCATTGTTAACACCTTGCGCATGATCCttgagtatgtgcagaaccgggctaagagacgacagcacgaggacgattgtgatgaggacatggacacagatgttcctgaaagcataggctgtggcaattgggacatcatggtggcagtggggctggttgatacagtggaatgccgattctgggcccagcaaacaaacACAGATTGGtgagaccgcatagtgttgcaggtatgggatgattcacagtgccTGCGAAACTTCCGCATGCATAAGgtcactttccttgaactttgtgagttgctttcccccaccctgaagtgcagaaatgccaagatgagagctgccctgacagttgagaaccgagtggtgatagccctgtggaagcttgcaacgccggactgctaccggtcagtcgagAATCAATTTgcagtgggcaagtctactgtggggactgctgtgatccaagtagacAGTGCgatcactgatgttctgctatcaagggtggtgactctgggaaatgtgcaggtcatactgaatggctttgctgcaaggggttccctaactgtggtggggcgatagatggaacacatatccctatcttggcaccggaccaccttgccaaccagtacgtaaacctcaaggggtatttctcaatggtgctgcaagcactggtgggtcacaagggacatttcaccgacatcaacgtgggatggccgggaaaggtgcatgacgctcgcatcttgaggaactctgggctgtttgagcagttgcaagaaggatcttacttcccagaccagaaaattaccattgggaatgttgaaatgccaatagttatccttggggacccagcctaccccttgctcccatggttcatgaagccgtacacagacaacctggacagtagtaaggagcagctcaactataggctgagcaagtgcagaatggtggtagaatgtgcctttggacgtttaaaagctcattggtgctgtttgctgactaggtcagacctcagcgcaaccaacattcccattgttattgctgcttactgtgcgctccataatatctgtgagagtaaggggggagacatttatggcggggtgggaggttgaggcaaatcgcctggcgtccgatttttgagcagccagacaccagaacgattagaagagcacagctaggcacgtTGCACAtcaaagaggctttgaaaaccagtttcatgactggccaacCCTCgacccctttgatcacagctggcaaaggaaatgaagtaactattattttgaaaccatgcattctttattaatttaaaaaaaaaaagggggggagataactgacaagatagcccgggtggggtgcgggagaagggaaggacaagaccacattgcttattgtagccacaacactacaaatcaaaactgttttgtttgaatgacagcggtctgttgcttgggccatcctctggagtggagtggctgggtgcctggagctccgccccccccccggtgttcttgagcatctgggtgaggagggtaTGGAACTTggcgaggagggcaggcagttatacagtggatgcagcgggggtctgtgctcttgttggctttcctgcagctccaacagacatttcatcatgtccgtttgcttcccccattagcctcagcatcgcctcctgtcTCTGTTctttgtgctcacttaatgctttcctggcctctgccactgattgcctccatgcattaagctgtgccctatcggtgcgggaggactgcaggagctcggaaaacatgtcagcGCGAGTTcagtttttttcgccttctaatctgcgataacctcagggacggagatgatagggggatcatttctgagaacaaaagggagactttcACATGAATGAAGcgattcacagcagacagcatatGTgcttttaggtacaaggtcacattttgccttttgtattgagcacctgctggtatggtgacataTCACAAatggccgggcaacagaattcagtttccaggcagccatggtaagccttttggtacgtggggttggcttcttacaccttcataacatgtgggaatggtttcagactgcagcgccatcctttcccatagcaagcaatgccggttgggctACACATTTAGAAGAAGGGTCTGCGGTTTTTGgatggatgtgcagcacacaacTCCTCCCACCCCGCTGCATCAtttattctctgggatgatcccttcaccccttgCCCCGCcactattctctgggatgatcccttctaggcaagcgcaaacaacccagcatgaacagtgtccttttactgttcccttacaaaaattcccctatttcagccGGGtggccatgaatgatatcactctcctgaggctactacagaaagataaagaccgaatgtcgcttgaatgtgaccaaaacccaggaccattcactgccatgctttgtgctgcaatgaatccagactacttgctactgtcttggcgtggtaaagtgtcctaccatggaggacgaaataagagagccctccccagaaatcttctgCAAAGACTTTCAGCGTACctgcaggagagcttcatggagatgtccctggaggattcccgctccacccccagacacgttaacagacttccagtagctgtactggctgcaaatgcatcccatttgccctgaagaattgaaACATTAAACACTGTTTCTTTTAAAcactgtactgtagttacaaatgtgcactctcaccagagctgccttctccagcttcagggtcggggatcccgccttcggagggtattggctccagggtgatgaaaaggtcctggctgccagggagaacggattcaccacttgcctgctgagcattctcctcatccacaaaatcctcctccttgttgcatgagactcccctcttgcaggtgtccatggacagtgatggggtagtggtagggtccccccctagaatgccatggagctgatcatagaagtggcaggtatggggctctgacctggagtgaccgtttgcctcctttgtcttttggtaggcttgcctgagctccttgacttccacgtggcactgctgtgtgtccctgtgcgattttggcatatatattatcatttcttctttttgatcggagttcagcctgcacagattcttctccccatacagcattcagatccagtgtctccctttcagtccatgctggagcttgtttgcgattctggggggactgcatgattacgtgctgctgagctcaccacgctgaccaaacaggaaatgaaattcaaaaatttcctggggcttttactgtgtacctggctagtgcattggagttcaaagcgctgtccagagcggtcacattggagcactctggggtagctcTCGGAGGTCAATAGCATCGAATTGCATCTGCacttcgacccagcaaggtcgagtttagtgctactcccctttGATGGGGaagagtacagaagtcgattttaagagccctttaggtcgacggaatggggttggttgtgtagacgcattcattttaaaattgacctaacatggctaaattcaacctaaccccatagtgtagaccagggctgagactccagggttttttttccctttctccccattttttaaggatttcaACAGCCACGgaagaaatttttattttaatggagtATAAcaattgaccccagctggggatctgcccctTGACTCCTGTGGATTTCAGTGGGTGTTGCATAGATGAATATAAAATAGAATTGACCCATAATGTTATACTTCTGCTCAGTAGCTCATCTCTACAGGGATGGAGCAGAATGAAACACAGACTCATAAAAGGAAAGGGCTGCTGTACAGGAAATTGGGTCTGGTCAGTTTTGTTCATTTGTTGGCATCTCCTGTCTATACTGGAGCTTGGTCTGTGCTAGCATGTTCTGTCCCGGGAGTCAGAGCAGGTGAGCTGCACTGTGTTTAGTCCTGTCTATACTAGTACTCGGCTTGAACACCACATGTGAAGACCTGCATGAGCATTTGTGGTAATACGTGCAGTCTTTTCAAGATACCTTTTTTGATCACCTTAACTGGAACCTAAAGCATACGGACAACATGCAAAGAGGAAGCAAGCCAATAAAGTGCAGAATGGTATtttataactgatttttttttttttctctagctTGCCTTCAGTAAGtgatgttttatttctttttgtggcTTCCTACTGAGAAATGAGATGTCTTCTGTATGGGAaacatttccacccaggttgggaggtaaaactctgcagataaactttcgaactctggggctgccctgaccagggacagagacttttgggccattggacttttgggactttgggtgattttgggttgctggactcaagaacccaagggaaaggacacgccccaatttgcttggggtgggtttttgctcatgggttgtgttatgaatcctgttggtggtgtttccccaacataatgccacattgtttctctctgttattaaaaggctttttttgctacactcagacttcgtgcttgtgagaggggaagtattgcctcttggaggtgcccagcggggtggtatatatttgtcacTGGGGGGGGgcctcgagccggttttgcattgtgttattggaatggaacccctagatactgaacccggcccttgttgctgccaactctgatgggcagaagggttacacttacaaACGGGCTATTGTTAGCTCTAGCACGGTCAGAATGGTATTAGCAACAAATGCTTTAAGAGTTTCCTTTTTTATACCTTTTTAACAAataagtgatgtcattgccaattatTGGACCTCTGCTAAGGCCAGATGGAGTTTCTTTTATAGCCAATTATTTACTGCACCTGGTACCCAATTaactgttttatttctgttatttAGCCTGAATCTTAAATAAGATAACACTGGTATTTGAAGGGTCACTATTTCTTCTACATTTACATCAGCCatacaaagaagagcaacaaCTCTATCTTTTTTTACATTTAGATGGTTAAGCCAGATAATTGCATCTGGACTAGCAGAGTGTATTGTTGTGATGCCTCCTTTTGTATTTATGAATCGGGCATTGAGTTGTTATATGTTCCATGGTCTGTTCTGGGTGACCCCAGTTGCACGGTGgagagtctttaattttccatttgtacaGCAAGTATCTGCATCTGCCATGATTTGTGCGGATGTGTTTTGAGTTTCCCATGAGCTTCGTGGAAGATCAAAACCAGGGGTCTTCTGCATTGGATCTTTCACAGGGCATTTATCTGTGACTTTTTTTATGAATTCCTTTCTGCTTTCTAAGCGTCATCAGGGTTGAAGTCACACTGGTTGAAGCTTAAATGCGTGGGTCCAAAAGTGCTTACGTGACCTCAAGCGGTGGTGAGGGATGGTGTTAAGGTCCTGGTGAATAGAAAGACTTCATTTTCGGTGGTCCTCTGGAATTCCCAAAGTGTTGTGGCATTGCTTCCCCATCCATTTGCTGCAACATGCAACAGTACTGGCAGCCAAGGTGTTGGGGTTCACTTGAGGATTGCAGTGATGCACCGC
It contains:
- the C5H9orf64 gene encoding queuosine salvage protein isoform X2, translating into MEAFLSPKDSARFIAESSQDVLVEEEGVRKVAEALFDKVSAKEFSLAGWKSLHELNPQAVSDDAVNWVFLADTLNFSFWSEHEDCKCLVKYRGKMYSGYWSLCAAINRALDDDVPMPLIEERHRILKETGTILLEKFGGSFVTCVKMSEKSAQKLLRIVVENFPSYRDEATFKGKKVSFYKRAQILVADTWSSLEGKGDGCFSDISSLTIFADYRIPQVLVHLGAMRYSDELMRKLREGVMLHSGDQQEVEIRGCSIWCCGLICDHLLELYKKKGQNMSDRINAVLLDYYLWDYARDHREDMKEIPIHRVRCIYY
- the C5H9orf64 gene encoding queuosine salvage protein isoform X1, whose amino-acid sequence is MEAFLSPKDSARFIAESSQDVLVEEEGVRKVAEALFDKVSAKEFSLAGWKSLHELNPQAVSDDAVNWVFLADTLNFSFWSEHEDCKCLVKYRGKMYSGYWSLCAAINRALDDGIPITSAAYYATMTLEQVRHVFRSDTDVPMPLIEERHRILKETGTILLEKFGGSFVTCVKMSEKSAQKLLRIVVENFPSYRDEATFKGKKVSFYKRAQILVADTWSSLEGKGDGCFSDISSLTIFADYRIPQVLVHLGAMRYSDELMRKLREGVMLHSGDQQEVEIRGCSIWCCGLICDHLLELYKKKGQNMSDRINAVLLDYYLWDYARDHREDMKEIPIHRVRCIYY